In Caproiciproducens sp. NJN-50, the following are encoded in one genomic region:
- a CDS encoding RpiB/LacA/LacB family sugar-phosphate isomerase, which yields MKKFIIGSDKSGFALKEAVKTYLEEQDYEVEDCGTRSVDQPMPYFKVAPILAKKIQRGEYEKGILICGTGAGMAVVANKFKGVYAVACESVYAAEKCRAINDANIMTMGGWIVAPELGITMAEKFLNTGFTDNLEEWRKDFLKNASKEVASMEDKIYD from the coding sequence ATGAAAAAATTCATTATCGGTTCGGATAAATCCGGTTTTGCTCTGAAAGAGGCCGTGAAAACCTATTTGGAAGAACAGGACTATGAGGTGGAGGACTGCGGCACAAGGTCCGTTGACCAGCCGATGCCCTATTTTAAGGTAGCACCCATCCTTGCGAAAAAAATCCAGAGAGGCGAATATGAAAAAGGGATTCTGATCTGCGGAACCGGTGCTGGCATGGCCGTTGTTGCCAACAAATTTAAAGGGGTTTACGCGGTCGCCTGCGAAAGTGTTTATGCAGCCGAAAAATGCCGTGCAATCAACGATGCTAATATCATGACGATGGGCGGCTGGATTGTGGCGCCGGAGCTCGGCATCACGATGGCGGAAAAGTTTTTGAACACCGGGTTTACGGACAATTTGGAAGAGTGGCGCAAAGACTTTCTGAAGAACGCTTCAAAAGAGGTTGCCTCCATGGAAGACAAAATATACGATTAA
- a CDS encoding sugar phosphate isomerase/epimerase family protein: protein MKIQPEQEKRMNCFGINLWNWVNGLGRECSRLPEKIARMGFTAIELPMTQPGLDLELKQEIEATGLETSLCAALGPGRDLSNFDAAVRASTMEYLTGCLLTAESLGCHIFAGPLYAGGGKRHRLPPGEAVREWELAVAGLKELARRAKEHGVRLALEPLNRYRTSVVNTAAQGLKLVKDIGEENVGIHFDTFHAGIEENDLPGAIESVLKAGKMYHFHACANNRGAPGQGFFPWTEIFGLLKDYGYEGHITMETFAPGGLDSGWVQLGEGPDQLAEFGIAYLKKVFSK, encoded by the coding sequence ATGAAAATACAGCCGGAACAGGAGAAGAGAATGAACTGCTTTGGGATCAATCTTTGGAATTGGGTGAACGGTCTGGGGCGGGAGTGCAGCAGGCTGCCGGAAAAAATCGCGCGGATGGGCTTTACCGCGATCGAACTGCCCATGACGCAGCCCGGGCTTGACCTCGAGCTGAAACAGGAAATTGAGGCGACCGGACTGGAAACCAGCCTGTGCGCCGCTCTGGGGCCGGGCAGGGACCTTTCCAATTTTGACGCGGCGGTGCGCGCTTCCACCATGGAATACCTGACCGGATGCCTTCTGACCGCCGAGAGCCTTGGCTGCCACATTTTTGCCGGTCCGCTTTATGCCGGTGGCGGGAAGCGCCACCGCCTCCCGCCCGGCGAAGCGGTGCGGGAATGGGAACTGGCCGTCGCGGGGCTGAAAGAACTGGCCCGGCGGGCGAAGGAGCACGGGGTGAGGCTTGCGCTGGAACCGCTGAACCGGTACCGCACCAGCGTAGTGAACACCGCCGCGCAGGGCCTGAAATTGGTCAAAGACATCGGTGAGGAAAATGTGGGGATTCATTTTGACACGTTCCATGCCGGAATTGAGGAAAACGATCTGCCCGGTGCGATCGAGTCCGTGCTGAAGGCCGGGAAAATGTACCATTTCCACGCCTGCGCCAATAACCGGGGGGCGCCGGGCCAGGGCTTTTTCCCATGGACGGAGATTTTCGGCCTGCTGAAGGATTACGGATACGAGGGGCATATCACGATGGAGACATTCGCTCCCGGCGGACTGGACAGCGGCTGGGTCCAGCTGGGGGAGGGGCCGGACCAGCTGGCGGAATTTGGCATCGCTTATCTGAAAAAAGTTTTTTCGAAATAG
- a CDS encoding transaldolase family protein yields the protein MSTYKGKLHETVVKFPCTDIWMDSCGEEELNYGLERGITGATSNPIIVGAVVKSELAYWEPQIKNLITEHPDATEDELAWLLIDEVGRERSQKLLPVFEQNKGKKGRLSIQVNAKYYRCAEKMVEQACHLNALGNNMQVKIPASAAGLKAMEEVTYRGISINATVSFTVAQAVGVAEAVERGLARRKAEHLPCEEMAPVCTIMIGRTDDWMKEYVNKNGLVCNPEALEWVGVAVIKEAYRIYRERGYVTRLLSAANRNHYHWSQLIGGDLCQTINYKWQKRLNACDIEVKNRIGDPVPKQYMDELMKMGDFRKSFYEDEMKPKEFEKYGGFRNTITTFLGGYDDLVKLIRNYLI from the coding sequence ATGAGCACATACAAGGGTAAACTTCATGAAACCGTTGTGAAATTCCCCTGCACTGATATCTGGATGGACTCCTGCGGGGAAGAAGAACTGAACTATGGCCTTGAGCGCGGGATTACCGGCGCGACCAGCAATCCTATTATCGTCGGGGCGGTCGTGAAAAGCGAGCTGGCTTACTGGGAACCGCAAATCAAGAATCTGATTACGGAACATCCTGATGCCACCGAAGACGAACTTGCCTGGCTGTTGATCGACGAAGTAGGGCGCGAGCGCAGCCAAAAGCTGTTGCCTGTTTTTGAACAGAACAAGGGAAAAAAGGGCCGCCTTTCCATTCAGGTGAATGCAAAATATTATCGCTGCGCCGAAAAGATGGTCGAACAGGCCTGCCATTTGAATGCGCTGGGCAATAACATGCAGGTCAAAATTCCCGCGTCGGCTGCCGGCTTGAAAGCGATGGAGGAGGTGACTTACCGCGGCATTTCGATCAACGCAACTGTCTCGTTTACCGTTGCGCAGGCGGTTGGCGTCGCAGAAGCCGTTGAACGCGGCCTGGCCCGCAGAAAAGCCGAACATCTACCCTGTGAGGAGATGGCTCCCGTCTGTACGATCATGATCGGCCGCACGGATGACTGGATGAAAGAATATGTCAACAAGAATGGGCTGGTCTGCAATCCAGAAGCGCTCGAATGGGTCGGAGTTGCCGTTATCAAAGAGGCTTATCGTATCTATCGTGAACGCGGCTACGTCACCCGTTTACTCAGCGCGGCCAACCGCAACCATTACCACTGGTCCCAGCTGATTGGCGGTGACCTGTGCCAGACCATCAACTATAAATGGCAAAAGCGCCTAAATGCCTGTGATATTGAAGTGAAGAACCGCATCGGCGATCCTGTGCCGAAGCAATATATGGATGAACTGATGAAAATGGGAGATTTCCGTAAATCCTTCTATGAGGACGAAATGAAGCCGAAAGAATTTGAAAAATATGGTGGTTTCCGCAATACGATAACGACGTTTCTGGGCGGTTACGACGATCTGGTCAAACTGATCCGCAACTATCTAATCTGA
- a CDS encoding FAD-dependent oxidoreductase, which yields METLDFFSREIPLFSFNTIIVGSGCSALNGADTLYDLGVRDIAIVTEGMKMGTSRNTGSDKQTYYKLSLSGADPDSVADMAETLYGGECIQGETALVQAALSTRCFFKLVNMGVPFPHDEFGQYVGYRTDHDASQRATSCGPLTSRKMTERLESAVREKKIRVFDGYRIVRLLTKEKDGEKSIAGAVAVQADSGGQELRFILFECENVIYATGGPSAVYFSKVYPESQTGSHGAALLCGAKACNVTEWQYGIASTKFRWNLSGSYQQVLPRYFSAGPDGEDPKEFLRDYFASPEEMLTAEFLKGYQWPFDPRKLSRGGSSLIDLALFVETKIRGRRVFLDYTQNPSAAAQRDGTFDFSLLSEEAYSYLKKSEVLFGTPVRRLMKMNRPAYELYRDHGIDLAKEPVEAAVCAQHNNGGLCAGLWWESNIKGLFPVGEACGDFGVYRPGGTALNATQVDSLRAAQYIRAKRSGLCHDRPEFLAATKKELSGLFELCGRIRSKSSQKKDYRVLRAKYQREMDECGMMIRSEEKISRQIEKCRGYLENLGLDTEADSPEELREALINQDILITQIVYLTGMLEYIRSGGKSRGSYLIQREELDLSSCKNDGIPVQLDNGAKKDVIQKVWLREGKVWTEEVARKPVPQKDTWFEVVYRDYLSDRIIGKGEKVE from the coding sequence ATGGAAACACTGGATTTTTTCTCAAGGGAAATTCCCTTGTTCTCTTTCAATACCATCATTGTCGGAAGCGGCTGCTCGGCTTTGAACGGCGCGGATACCCTGTACGACCTTGGCGTGCGCGATATTGCGATCGTCACGGAAGGAATGAAAATGGGCACGTCCCGCAACACCGGCTCCGACAAACAGACTTATTACAAGCTTTCCCTTTCCGGGGCGGACCCCGACTCTGTCGCCGATATGGCGGAAACGCTGTACGGCGGGGAATGCATCCAGGGGGAGACCGCTTTGGTCCAGGCGGCGCTTTCCACCCGGTGCTTTTTCAAGCTGGTCAATATGGGGGTCCCTTTTCCCCACGATGAATTCGGCCAGTATGTCGGGTATCGGACGGACCATGACGCCTCGCAGCGGGCCACTTCCTGCGGGCCCCTGACCTCGAGAAAGATGACGGAGAGGCTGGAAAGCGCGGTTCGGGAGAAAAAGATCCGCGTCTTTGACGGATACCGTATCGTGCGCCTGCTGACGAAAGAAAAAGACGGAGAGAAGTCGATTGCCGGAGCCGTGGCGGTTCAGGCCGATTCCGGCGGCCAGGAGTTGCGCTTTATTCTGTTTGAATGCGAAAATGTCATTTACGCGACGGGCGGGCCGAGCGCCGTCTATTTCAGCAAGGTGTATCCGGAAAGTCAGACCGGTTCGCACGGAGCGGCCCTCCTCTGCGGGGCGAAAGCCTGCAACGTGACGGAGTGGCAGTACGGAATCGCGTCCACAAAATTTCGATGGAACCTTTCCGGAAGCTATCAGCAGGTTTTGCCTCGCTATTTCTCGGCCGGTCCGGATGGAGAGGACCCGAAAGAATTTTTGCGGGACTACTTTGCCTCTCCGGAAGAAATGCTGACGGCGGAGTTCCTGAAGGGCTATCAATGGCCGTTCGATCCCAGAAAACTTTCCAGAGGGGGCTCCTCGCTGATCGATCTGGCGCTGTTTGTGGAAACGAAGATCCGGGGGAGACGCGTTTTTCTGGACTACACGCAAAATCCCTCCGCGGCGGCACAAAGGGACGGGACCTTTGATTTTTCCCTTCTTTCGGAGGAGGCTTATTCTTATCTGAAGAAGTCGGAAGTCCTGTTCGGCACGCCGGTCCGGCGCCTGATGAAAATGAATCGTCCGGCGTATGAGCTCTATCGGGACCATGGGATCGACCTGGCAAAAGAGCCTGTGGAAGCGGCGGTTTGCGCCCAGCATAACAACGGAGGACTGTGCGCCGGGCTGTGGTGGGAATCCAACATCAAGGGGCTGTTTCCGGTCGGGGAGGCGTGCGGCGACTTTGGGGTTTACCGTCCCGGGGGGACCGCGCTGAACGCGACGCAGGTCGACTCGCTGAGGGCGGCTCAATACATCCGCGCGAAGCGCTCCGGCCTTTGCCATGACAGGCCGGAATTTCTGGCCGCCACAAAGAAAGAGCTCTCCGGGCTGTTTGAGCTCTGCGGCCGGATCCGGTCGAAAAGCTCGCAGAAGAAGGATTATCGGGTCCTTCGGGCCAAATATCAAAGGGAAATGGATGAATGCGGAATGATGATCCGCAGCGAAGAAAAGATTTCCAGGCAGATTGAAAAGTGCCGCGGCTACCTTGAAAATCTGGGTCTGGATACGGAGGCGGACTCCCCGGAGGAGCTCCGCGAAGCTTTGATCAATCAGGATATTCTGATCACGCAGATCGTGTATCTGACCGGAATGCTGGAATATATCCGGTCCGGAGGGAAATCGAGGGGTTCGTATCTGATTCAGCGGGAGGAGCTGGATTTGTCTTCCTGCAAAAACGACGGAATCCCCGTGCAGCTCGACAACGGAGCGAAAAAGGACGTCATTCAGAAGGTCTGGCTCCGCGAAGGGAAAGTATGGACGGAGGAAGTGGCCAGAAAGCCGGTTCCGCAAAAAGACACATGGTTTGAGGTTGTATACAGGGATTATCTTTCCGACCGGATCATCGGGAAAGGAGAAAAGGTGGAATGA
- a CDS encoding oxidoreductase: MKHRTFHYRSLEELRQTCEALDLSLPFCEDLSVLKSPCRFGNVVLPNRLGIAPMEGADSDPDGAPTGLTYRRYRREAEGGAALIWMEAVAVVPEGRSSPKQLMLTPKTLSSFQRLVEQIREAGMKRNGYAPYLVMQANHSGRYAKPNGAPQPMIAYHHPVYERQKKLDDGCIVSDDYLRSLEEKFGEAAFLCKQAGFDAMDVKSCHGYLFAELASAYVRKGAYGGPFENRFRLLFHSVRNAKQAEDQGFLITSRVGIYDGFAYPYGFGMAGDGSLSPDYREAVKLVGVLSGELGLPMVNITMGNPYQNTHVTRPYDRGKYIPAEHPLEGIARMIGGTAEIKKAYPSLAVAASAPSYLRQYAAEYSAGAVAENRCDLMCFGRMAFANPGFPNQILKEGRLDAKKVCVTCGKCGDLIRAGLPAGCVVRDPSEYLKYYLRYQTEAK, from the coding sequence ATGAAGCACCGGACTTTTCATTACCGGTCTCTGGAGGAACTGCGGCAAACCTGCGAAGCACTGGACCTTTCCCTTCCTTTTTGCGAGGATTTGTCCGTTTTGAAATCGCCGTGCCGCTTTGGAAATGTCGTTTTGCCCAACCGCCTTGGAATCGCCCCCATGGAAGGGGCGGATTCCGATCCAGACGGAGCGCCGACCGGATTGACGTACCGGCGGTACCGCCGGGAAGCGGAAGGCGGCGCCGCCCTGATCTGGATGGAGGCGGTGGCCGTTGTGCCGGAGGGCCGGTCCAGCCCGAAGCAGCTGATGCTGACCCCGAAGACGCTGAGCTCGTTTCAGCGTCTGGTGGAACAGATCAGGGAAGCCGGGATGAAACGGAACGGCTATGCGCCTTATCTGGTCATGCAGGCGAACCACAGCGGCCGGTACGCCAAGCCCAACGGCGCCCCTCAGCCGATGATCGCCTACCACCATCCCGTTTATGAAAGACAAAAAAAGCTGGACGACGGCTGCATCGTTTCGGACGATTATCTCCGCTCGCTGGAGGAGAAATTCGGGGAAGCGGCCTTCCTCTGCAAACAGGCGGGCTTCGATGCGATGGATGTCAAATCCTGCCACGGATACCTGTTTGCCGAACTCGCTTCCGCATACGTCAGAAAAGGAGCTTACGGAGGACCGTTTGAGAACCGGTTCCGCCTGCTGTTCCATTCTGTCCGGAACGCGAAGCAGGCGGAGGATCAAGGCTTTCTGATCACGTCGCGGGTCGGGATTTACGACGGTTTCGCGTATCCTTACGGATTCGGGATGGCCGGAGACGGCAGCCTTTCCCCGGATTACCGGGAAGCGGTGAAACTGGTTGGCGTGCTTTCCGGAGAGCTTGGCCTTCCCATGGTCAACATCACGATGGGAAACCCTTACCAGAACACACATGTCACGCGTCCGTATGACCGTGGCAAATACATCCCCGCGGAGCATCCGCTGGAAGGGATCGCACGCATGATCGGAGGGACGGCCGAAATCAAGAAAGCGTATCCTTCTCTTGCGGTGGCGGCGTCCGCGCCGTCCTACCTGAGGCAATACGCGGCGGAATATTCCGCGGGCGCCGTTGCGGAAAACCGGTGCGACCTGATGTGTTTCGGAAGGATGGCCTTTGCAAACCCGGGCTTTCCCAACCAGATCCTGAAGGAGGGGCGGCTGGACGCGAAAAAAGTGTGCGTCACCTGCGGGAAATGCGGAGATCTGATCCGCGCGGGCCTGCCCGCCGGGTGCGTGGTCCGGGATCCTTCCGAGTACCTGAAATACTATTTACGATATCAAACGGAGGCAAAATAA
- a CDS encoding transaldolase family protein has translation MKYFLDSAKLDEIKYAYENYCIDGVTTNPKHIKLSGKPFLSCVRDVASWLKESGLEGKDFPISFEINPHLEKWEEIVNAAREVSSYSKNYIIKIPCCEQGLIAAKKLEKTGIRTNVTLVFSPSQAIPVAKLGAKFVSPFVGWKENSGDDAINYISDIVDIYRNYNYKTEIIVAAVRNGKQISDYAAIGADIVTCGLDVYRQSFEHPFTTYGLGVFRDAWDHTAKE, from the coding sequence ATGAAATATTTTTTGGACAGCGCTAAGCTGGACGAAATCAAATATGCCTACGAAAACTACTGTATCGACGGCGTAACAACCAATCCCAAACACATCAAGCTTTCCGGCAAACCATTTTTGTCCTGTGTGCGCGATGTTGCGTCATGGCTGAAAGAGAGCGGTCTGGAGGGGAAGGATTTTCCCATCTCCTTTGAAATCAATCCGCACCTGGAAAAGTGGGAAGAGATTGTTAACGCCGCGCGAGAGGTCAGCAGCTATTCGAAAAATTATATCATTAAAATTCCCTGCTGTGAACAGGGTTTGATTGCCGCAAAGAAGTTGGAAAAAACGGGAATTCGCACGAATGTCACCCTTGTTTTTTCACCTTCGCAGGCCATTCCTGTCGCGAAACTGGGAGCCAAGTTTGTTTCGCCGTTCGTCGGCTGGAAAGAGAACAGCGGTGACGATGCAATCAACTACATCTCCGACATTGTCGATATTTACCGGAATTACAATTATAAAACCGAGATTATCGTCGCCGCCGTGCGCAATGGCAAACAGATCTCCGATTATGCCGCCATTGGCGCCGATATTGTGACCTGCGGCCTCGATGTGTACAGGCAGAGCTTTGAACATCCTTTCACTACATACGGCCTTGGCGTTTTTCGCGATGCCTGGGATCATACGGCAAAAGAATAA
- a CDS encoding SDR family oxidoreductase: protein MSDLFLLDGKNALVTGCAGGIGAGIAVGLAKAGADIIGLDLADLSETERKVRTLGKRFFPYRADLSEEASIDSVWNQITEEAGTVDILFNNAGMQHRESALSYPADVFDRVLAVNLRAPYLLAQKVANHLIGRKCGGKIINTASLFSSFGGCDVVGYTCSKHGVLGMTRALSNEFSRYGICVNAIAPGYIATDLTRAIWSDPEKKKPMDERLPIGRWGTPEDFEGVAVFLASHASDYITGTMIPVDGGYTAR from the coding sequence ATGTCGGATCTGTTCCTGCTGGACGGAAAAAATGCTTTGGTGACCGGATGCGCCGGGGGAATCGGGGCGGGAATCGCCGTCGGTCTGGCGAAAGCGGGAGCCGATATCATAGGACTGGATCTCGCTGATCTCTCGGAAACCGAAAGGAAGGTCAGGACGCTCGGAAAACGGTTTTTCCCGTATCGGGCGGATTTGTCGGAGGAAGCCTCCATAGACTCCGTCTGGAATCAAATCACGGAGGAAGCCGGGACCGTCGACATCCTTTTCAATAACGCCGGAATGCAGCACCGGGAATCCGCCCTGTCCTATCCGGCGGATGTGTTCGACCGGGTGCTGGCCGTCAATCTGAGGGCGCCCTACCTTCTTGCCCAAAAGGTCGCAAACCACCTGATCGGCAGAAAGTGCGGGGGAAAAATCATCAACACCGCTTCCCTGTTTTCTTCTTTCGGCGGGTGCGACGTGGTTGGGTATACCTGTTCCAAGCACGGGGTCCTGGGCATGACGAGAGCGCTGTCCAACGAATTTTCCCGTTATGGGATCTGTGTGAACGCCATCGCCCCGGGGTACATCGCAACGGATCTGACCAGGGCCATCTGGTCGGATCCGGAGAAGAAAAAGCCGATGGACGAGAGGCTTCCCATCGGGAGATGGGGGACGCCGGAGGATTTTGAGGGGGTGGCAGTGTTTCTGGCGTCGCACGCTTCCGACTATATCACCGGCACGATGATCCCGGTGGACGGCGGGTACACCGCCCGGTAA
- a CDS encoding 3-ketoacyl-ACP reductase produces the protein MEINKKVAIVTGARRGIGLGISKALGRAGYHIVMVALSPDASEALESVKKEGGSCEYVSCDVSDEEARIRLIRRVSEQYGRIDVLVNNAGVAPEVRMDVLETTTESYDRLMKINARSAFFMCQHAANAMISFLQKGGLKDYSPRIVNTSSVSAYTSSTSRGEYCVSKAAISMVTKLFADRLAEYSIPVFEVRPGIILTDMTKCVQDKYRSMIEGGLTPIKRFGTPRDVANCVLAACSGLLDFSTGQVLNADGGFHIRRL, from the coding sequence ATGGAAATCAATAAAAAAGTCGCCATCGTCACCGGCGCGAGAAGGGGAATCGGGCTTGGAATCTCCAAGGCGCTCGGCCGTGCCGGCTACCATATCGTGATGGTGGCGCTTTCTCCGGACGCTTCGGAAGCCCTGGAATCCGTGAAGAAGGAGGGGGGTTCCTGCGAGTATGTCAGCTGCGACGTGTCGGATGAAGAGGCGAGGATCCGACTGATCCGCCGGGTGAGCGAGCAGTACGGCAGGATCGACGTTCTGGTCAATAACGCGGGCGTCGCCCCGGAAGTGCGGATGGACGTTCTGGAGACCACGACGGAAAGCTACGACCGCCTGATGAAGATCAACGCCCGCTCGGCTTTCTTTATGTGCCAGCACGCGGCAAACGCGATGATCAGCTTTTTGCAAAAGGGCGGCCTGAAGGACTATTCGCCGCGCATTGTCAACACCTCTTCCGTATCGGCCTACACCTCTTCCACGTCCAGGGGAGAATACTGCGTCTCCAAAGCGGCGATCTCCATGGTGACGAAGCTGTTTGCCGACCGCCTGGCCGAGTACTCCATCCCCGTGTTTGAGGTGCGGCCGGGCATTATCCTGACGGATATGACAAAATGCGTTCAGGATAAATACCGGAGCATGATCGAAGGCGGCCTGACGCCGATCAAACGGTTCGGCACCCCGCGGGATGTGGCCAACTGCGTCCTTGCGGCCTGCAGCGGGCTGCTGGATTTTTCCACCGGCCAGGTCTTGAATGCGGACGGCGGATTTCACATCAGAAGGCTGTAA
- a CDS encoding LysR family transcriptional regulator gives MDIRNANYFAAIAEEKSISKAAERLFISQPALSQQLSKLEDELHTKLFIRKKDTLELTEAGRIYLNCVYNIQYIEKQAMNKILEIRNEKKPCVK, from the coding sequence ATGGATATTCGAAATGCCAACTATTTTGCCGCAATAGCCGAAGAAAAAAGCATATCTAAAGCTGCTGAGAGATTATTTATATCACAGCCAGCTTTGAGCCAACAGCTGTCCAAGCTAGAGGATGAACTTCACACCAAATTGTTTATCCGCAAAAAAGATACGCTCGAATTAACTGAAGCTGGACGTATATATTTAAATTGCGTTTATAATATTCAATATATAGAAAAGCAGGCTATGAATAAAATATTAGAAATAAGGAACGAAAAAAAGCCTTGTGTTAAGTGA
- a CDS encoding LysR family transcriptional regulator, with the protein MKLKYLKYVIALSSEKTLRKAAASLGISAVALSKYLKCYEDLIGYPLFDHHENCFTPTEEGEVYIAAAKKIIEVYESAKQEICNLNSGYTEKLLIGATPQRGESMVMKIFERFHKRYPNVQLRIIHTYPKHGKALLEREEINLLFCSYEEEDKKKFNLISYDIKEPLVLVVPEFHPAYAHNVLSFQKCKTDQYDGIVDIRDFQDSVFILYDHGTEARRQTELLFENAKFNPSIIYETNSPAIIIQLIQKGYGIGILPSFYAQKIENARTFATSFPIYLAHGFLINKRHSLSDAEKYFIQLVMEDASETQQI; encoded by the coding sequence ATGAAACTTAAATACTTAAAATATGTGATTGCATTGTCAAGTGAAAAGACACTGAGAAAGGCAGCTGCATCTTTAGGCATCTCAGCAGTTGCGCTATCGAAATATTTAAAGTGTTATGAAGATTTAATTGGATACCCGCTTTTTGATCATCATGAGAATTGCTTCACACCAACGGAAGAAGGAGAAGTATATATCGCTGCAGCAAAGAAGATTATAGAAGTATATGAATCCGCAAAGCAGGAAATTTGCAATCTAAATTCTGGATATACGGAAAAACTTCTTATAGGGGCTACGCCACAAAGGGGTGAAAGCATGGTTATGAAGATATTCGAAAGATTCCATAAACGTTATCCGAATGTTCAACTGAGAATTATACATACATATCCGAAACATGGTAAGGCACTTTTAGAAAGAGAAGAAATTAATCTGCTCTTTTGCAGCTATGAGGAAGAAGACAAAAAGAAATTTAATCTAATATCTTATGATATAAAGGAACCCTTAGTTTTAGTTGTACCGGAGTTTCATCCAGCTTATGCACATAATGTTTTATCATTTCAGAAATGTAAAACTGATCAATATGATGGAATCGTTGATATTCGTGATTTTCAAGATTCAGTATTTATTCTGTATGATCACGGGACAGAAGCAAGAAGACAAACCGAGCTGCTATTCGAAAATGCGAAATTTAATCCAAGTATAATTTACGAGACAAATAGTCCGGCAATTATTATTCAATTGATTCAAAAGGGATATGGAATAGGAATACTTCCTTCTTTTTATGCTCAAAAGATAGAAAATGCGAGAACTTTCGCTACATCGTTTCCAATTTATTTAGCCCACGGATTTTTAATAAATAAAAGGCACTCGCTTAGTGACGCAGAAAAGTATTTTATTCAATTAGTCATGGAAGATGCGTCAGAGACACAACAAATATAG
- a CDS encoding mandelate racemase/muconate lactonizing enzyme family protein: MKITKLTTYSVHANQFRNFNYLRIDTDEGIHGIGEFFCVGADQCIRDMTDYVSEWVLGQDPLDRERIQKRILNYSRFPGGSVLHTVASAIDLALWDIAGKIAGLPVYKMLGAVRDKVPVYCHAYGKNSKDALDKLMPRVEKYGYKACKNMVSSIGYFPTGQAENNLIEMFSGMRKKLGDNFEIGIDMLSKIYSPAEAKRCIKSIEPFRPFFVEEPIRPENMENWSEISGGSTVPIATGEQIFTIYDYERLLRLHAVDILQPDILLAGGFTGLRKIADLAEPSFRVLSPHNPLSPLANCINVHFCMCTYNTTFLENEPREEGMDAELCTEVLHVHDGFIQPTDKPGWGMDLNYDFLKTLEPIVWSRVDLSKPAAYTMSGAPHIM; encoded by the coding sequence GTGAAAATTACTAAATTGACAACTTATTCCGTGCATGCAAACCAATTTCGAAATTTTAATTATTTAAGAATAGACACAGACGAGGGTATTCACGGGATAGGCGAATTTTTCTGCGTAGGAGCCGATCAATGCATTCGGGATATGACAGATTACGTATCCGAATGGGTTCTCGGCCAAGACCCTCTTGATCGTGAGCGGATCCAAAAACGGATTCTCAATTATTCACGTTTTCCCGGCGGTTCTGTGCTGCATACGGTCGCAAGCGCAATTGATCTTGCTTTATGGGATATCGCCGGAAAAATAGCCGGGCTTCCTGTTTATAAAATGCTTGGCGCTGTTCGAGACAAAGTTCCGGTATATTGTCACGCTTACGGGAAAAATTCCAAAGATGCTTTAGATAAATTAATGCCTCGAGTAGAAAAGTACGGCTATAAAGCATGTAAAAATATGGTTTCGTCAATTGGATACTTTCCAACAGGACAAGCTGAAAACAATTTAATTGAAATGTTTAGTGGTATGCGTAAGAAACTGGGCGATAATTTTGAAATAGGGATTGATATGCTAAGCAAAATTTACTCACCGGCTGAAGCAAAACGCTGCATAAAGTCAATTGAGCCCTTCCGTCCATTTTTCGTAGAGGAACCAATCCGGCCCGAAAATATGGAGAATTGGTCAGAAATCTCCGGAGGAAGCACGGTGCCTATTGCAACCGGTGAACAAATTTTTACTATCTATGACTACGAACGTCTTCTTCGTCTTCACGCAGTGGATATTTTACAACCAGATATCCTGCTGGCAGGTGGTTTCACAGGGCTTCGGAAGATAGCTGATCTTGCTGAGCCTTCCTTCCGGGTTTTGAGCCCTCACAATCCATTAAGTCCTCTGGCAAATTGTATAAACGTTCATTTCTGCATGTGTACTTATAATACAACATTCTTAGAAAATGAACCGCGAGAAGAAGGTATGGACGCTGAACTTTGTACCGAAGTTTTACATGTCCATGACGGATTTATCCAACCGACCGATAAACCGGGCTGGGGCATGGATTTGAATTATGACTTTTTAAAAACGTTAGAGCCAATTGTATGGTCAAGAGTTGATTTAAGTAAGCCCGCAGCATACACCATGAGCGGGGCACCACATATTATGTAA